In Bradyrhizobium paxllaeri, the genomic stretch ATAAGAGCACGACAGGCTGCCGTGAGGACGTCGGCCGCTAAAACAGCAGCCCCATCAGAACCAGGTTTTCGTAACCGCCATCGACCAGAATGCGGTTGCGCTGCAGCCCTTCGATTGCAAAACCGAATTTCTTGTAGAGCTCGATCGCGCCCGTATTGCTCTCCCGAACCGTGAGCTCGACCCGCAGTCCAAACTCCCGCGCCGCGCCGAGCGTCTGCCGGATCAAGCGCCCGCCTATTCCCTGCCGCCGGAATTCCGGCAGCAGCGCGACGCCGAGAACGCCAACATGGGCATAGATCGGCCTTGGGCTGGGCACGATATCGCACCAGCCGATGACTCGGCCGGACGAAACCGCGACCAGTTGCGGGTAACCATGCTGGATATTGTCAAGAACGAAGGCCCGCGTCGCCTCGAACGGCGGGGCTTCCAGAAACGCCAGATAGCGCCGCTCCCGCGCGACGAAGTCGAGGGCGCCGTGAAAACTTTCGATATGGTCTTGCGTTATCGGAACAATTTCGACTGCAGCCATCGTCTCGGCAACGTGTTGATCCCGCCCCTCGCGGAATGGCGGGGAAACAACTATCTTGGATGTGCACCTCCGACAACGGACTGATTTGATGACCAATCCCGCTACAACCTCCCTCCTCGACCGCGCCAATCTCGACCGCGATGCCGTCAGGCGCGAGATCACGCGGGGCCTCCAGGGAGCCGACGACGGCGAGCTGTTTCTGGAATACGGCCAGACCGAAGCACTCGGTTTCGACAACGGGCGCTTGAAGCAGGCGACCTATGACACCAGCCAGGGATTCGGCCTGCGCGCGGTGAAGGACGACGCGGTCGGTTACGCGCATTCCTCCGACGTCTCGCTGCCGGCGCTGATCCGCGCAGCGGACGCTGTGGCGGCCGTGCGCGGCGGCTACAGCGGCAATTTTGCCGCGGCCCCCGCGCACACCAACGTGCGCCTTTATGGCGACGAGAATCCGCTGGATGCGCCGGGGTTCGAGGCCAAGGTAAAGCTGCTGGCCGAGATCGACGCTTACGTGCGCGATAAGGATCCGCGGGTGCGGCAAGCCTCCATCAGCCTGGGCGCCACCTGGCAGGTGGTGGAAATCCTGCGGCCCGACGGCGAGAGCTATCGCGACATCCGCCCGCTGGTGCGGGTCAATATTTCCGTGGTCGCGGGCCAGGGCGACCGGCAGGAAAGCGGCAGCAAGGGCTATGGCGGCCGCGAGGGCTATGCCCGCTTCATCGAAACCAAGGCGTGGCGCGAAGCCGCCGACGGCGCGATCCGCGAGGCGCTGGTCAATCTGGAATCGGTCCCCGCCCCCGCCGGTGAAATGGACGTGGTGCTGGGCGCCGGCTGGCCCGGCGTGATGCTGCATGAAGCTGTCGGTCATGGACTGGAAGGCGACTTCAACCGCAAGCAGACCTCGGCCTTTGCAGGGCTGATGGGCAAGCAGGTCGCGGCCAAGGGCGTCACCGTGGTCGACGACGGCACCATGGCGTCACGGCGTGGCTCGCTCTCCATTGACGACGAGGGCACGCCGACCAACCGCACCGTGCTGATCGAGGACGGCATCCTGGTCGGCTACATGCAGGACCGCCAGAACGCGCGGCTCATGAACATGAAGCCGACCGGCAACGGCCGCCGCCAGAGCTATGCGCACGTGCCGATGCCGCGCATGACCAACACCTATATGCTGGCGGGCAGCCGCGATCCGGCGGAAATTCTGGCGTCGGTGAAGAACGGCGTCTATGCCGCGAATTTCGGCGGCGGCCAGGTCGACATCACCTCCGGCAAATACGTGTTCCAGTGCACCGAGGCCTACAAGATCGAGAACGGCAAGCTCGGCGCGCCGCTCAAGGGTGCGATGCTGATCGGCAACGGGCCGACCGACCTGCACAGAATCACCATGGTCGGCAACGATCTGGCGCTCGATACCGGCATCGGCACCTGCGGCAAGAACGGCCAGGGCGTGCCTGTCGGCGTCGGCCAGCCGACGCTGCGGATGGAACGGATCACGGTCGGAGGAACGGGTTAATGAGCGAGGAGAAAGTGGCATCGACAGCCAAACCCGTGAGCTGGCGCGCGCAGGCCGTGCAGATCGCCGCGATTGTCGGGATCGTGTTCGTCGCCAAGGGCGCGATCGCCGAGCCGTTCTACGTGCCGTCAGGCTCGATGGAGCCGACGCTTCTGATCGGTGACGCGCTGCTCGCCTCGAAATTTCCTTATGGCTACGGCGCGGCGTCGCTGCCGATCCAGGTCACGCTGCCTGAGACCGGACGCGTGTTCGGCGAGACGCCCAAGCGCGGCGACGTCGTCGTATTCCGCTGGCCGGGCGACCGTTCGCAGGCCTGGGTCAAGCGCGTGGTGGGATTGCCGGGCGACCGCATCCAAATGCGCCAAGGCCAGCTCTTCATCAACGACCACGCGGCAACGCTGAAGGCTGATGGCGTGGGCGCTGCCGAAGACGAAAACGGCAACAGCGAACGCGCCTACCGCTACATTGAGACGCTGCCGAACGGCGTCAGCCACGCGATCTTCAAGGTGCGGGACAATGGAAGGCTCGACAACACGCCGGAGGTGACGGTGCCGCCGGGCCAACTGTTCGTGCTCGGCGATAACAGGGACAATTCCGCCGACAGCCGCGTCGCGGTGCGCGACGGCGGCGTGGGATTGTTGCCGATCGACAATCTGATCGGCCGCGCCGACGCGGTGGTCGGTTCCTGGGACCTCGGCATGCGCAGCCAGCCGGTGTGGACCTGGCTGTCGGGTTTCCGGCTGGCGCGGTTTTTTACCTCCGTGCAGTGAGACGCACTCTCTCTCCGTCATGGCCGGGCTTGTCCCGGCCATCCACGTCTTACTTTGGCGCCTTAGACGTGGATGCCCGGGACAAGCCCGGGCATGACGACGAAAGGAAAGCCCGCCCATGACCTTCGACGACGTCAGAAAAATCGCGCTTCGCTGGCCCGAGGTCGAGGACGGCACGTCCTACGGCACGCCGGCCCTCAAAGTACGCAAGAAGATGCTGGTGCGGCTGAAGGAGGACGGCGACAGCCTGGTGATGCCGGGCGTGCCCAGGGACGAACGCGAGATGCTGGTGGAAAGCCAGCCCAAGGCATTTTACTTCACCGATCACTACCGCGATTATTCGATGGTGCTGATCCGCCTGTCGAAGGCCAGCCGCGCCACCGTCGAGCCGTTCCTGCGCCGGCACTGGCGCACGCTGGCGTCGAAGAAGGTGGTGAAGGAATTCGACTCCCAAGCGTAGGGGTGGCAAAGGCGCACTTGCGCCGTGCCACCATCTCGCCTGCAACTCAGAACATGGTGGGCACGCTTCGCTTTGCCCACCCTACGGCGGCCCCGCATGGACCGAGACCAATTCCTCTCAGCCGCCCTACAAAATCCCATCAACGAAATCATCACCGCCAAACTGTTCCGGCTGGCGCTCCCCGACGCGTGGCTGGTGTCCGGCTGCCTGGTACAGACCGCGTGGAACGTGCTGACCAAGCGCGCGGTTGATTACGGCATCAGCGATTACGACGTGTTCTATTTCGATTCCGACACGTCGTGGGAAGCGGAAGACAAGGTCATCCGCACGCTGGTGGAGTGTTTTGCGGGACGCGGCATCGCCGTCGAGGCGCGCAACCAGGCCCGGGTTCACCTCTGGTATTCCGGGAAACACGGCCTGCCCTATCCGGAATTGCGCTCTTCGACTGAGGGCATCGACCGATTTCTGACCAAGAACACGCAGATCGGAGTCCGGCGCGTGCAAGATGGCTACGACGTCTATGCACCGAATGGATTTGACGATGTCGCCGCCCTGATCGTACGACCGAATCCGGGGCCGAATTTTTCCGCAGCGAGTTATGTAGCCAAGGCGGCGCGCTGGAAGGCAGCGTGGCCGGAGATCACGGTGTTGCCGGCGGATGCCGAATGAAGCCGTCATTGCGAGCGAAGCGAAGCAATCCATAGCGCGGCATAGCGGATAGATGGATTGCTTCGTCGCTTCAGCGCAAAATTGCTTTGCAATTTTGTCGCGAGCTCCTCGCAATGACGGCGGACAGAGCTACCGCACCACGCCCGAGGTAAACCCCGCCTTCCGTCGCGGCGGCTTGATGTCCTTCTTCAGGAAGCAGTGCGCTTCCTTGCCGGCATAGCCTGGCCGCGCATAGGTCCAGGCGCGGCATTTGTTGTCGGCGGTGCAGGCGGCCTTACAGGCGTCGTCGCCGCCGTCGCTGCTCTTGAGGTCGAAGCTCTTGTAGTCGCCGCCGAAGCGGTCAATCGAGGTTTCCATGGCCTCGTTGCGCCGCTCGAGCACGCCGGCGCCGCGCACGCCGGAGACGCAGCACTCGCTCTGCACCCGCGCCGGCACGTTGCTCTTGAGCCAGCACACCGCGCGGTTGGCGAGGTCGGTCGGATAGTTGAAGCTCCAGGCGCGGCAGCGCCGATCGCGCTCGCAGACCAGCGCGCATTCGGCTGGATCGCCGGACAGTACGGGCGCGCTGAGGTAGTCGCCGCCGGGACGGTCGAAATTGGCCTGCGCCAGCGCCGGGCGCACGGACAGGGCCGCTGCCAAAAAGGCGAGCGTCACCACACACGCCCTGAGCCAGCGAATAGTCCCCATCTGCGGTAGCTTTCGAATACGCGTTTTCGGAGCGGGATGACTTGTCTCAAACCGTCATCACGCCCTGTCTGTTTGATCCGGGCGCCATTTGAGCGCCATCAACCTGTACGGTGGATGAACGGCCCAAAACCGAGGCAACCCGTTCAATCAGAACGCGTATTCCTGATAGACCGGCTCGACGGAACCGCCCCAGGGGCCGTTGAATTTATCCAGCATCTCTTCCGCCGGCGTGCGGCCCGAATCGAGAATACGCTCCAGGGGTTCGAGGTAACGGCTCTCGTCGCGGCCGGAATGATCGACGTGGTTGCGCCGCCGCAGGCCCGCATGCGACAGCTTCAGGCATTCGCGGGCGATCTCGAACAGATAACGATCCTTGATCCGGGCCTTGAAGCCGAAGCGCGGCACGTCGTCGCGCAGCGCCTGACGCTCCTGCGCGGTCCAGTGGCTGACGAGGTCCCAGGCCGCATCCAGGCTCTGATTGTCGTACAGCAGGCCGACCCAGAACGCCGGCAAGGCCGGCAGCCGGTCCCACGGCACGCCGTCGGCGCCGCGCATTTCCAGATAACGCTTGAGGCGGACTTCCGGGAAAATCGTCGACAGATGGTTGGCCCAATCCGACAGCGTCGGGCGCTCCCCGGGCAGCGAGTTGTTGCGGCCCTCGAAGAAGGCACGGAACGACGAGCCGGCAACGTCAATATAGGTATCGCCGCGCTTGACGAAATACATGGGCACGTCGAGGGCGTAGTCGACCCAGCGCTCGAACCCCATACCGTCCTCGAACACCCACGGCAACATGCCCGAGCGCGCGTTATCCGTGTCGCGCCAGATTTCGGAGCGGAACGACAGGTACCCGTTGGGCTTGCCTTCGGTGAACGGCGAATTGGCGAACAGAGCGGTCGCTACCGGCTGCAGCGCGAGCGAGACGCGCAGCTTCTTGACCATGTCGGCTTCGGAGGAGAAGTCGAGATTGGTCTGCACCGTGCAGGTCCGGTACATCATGTCGATGCCGTACTGACCAACCTTCGGCATGTAATTGGTCATGATCTTGTAGCGGCCCTTGGGCATCACCGGGATCTGCGACCGCGACCAGGACGGCGTCATGCCGAGCCCGAGAAAGCCGATCCCCAGCGGCGTTGCGATCTCGCGCACCTGCGCCAGATGCGCCATCAGCTCGGACTGGGTCTGGTGCACGGTCTCGACCGGCGCGCCCGACAATTCGAACTGTCCGCCCGGTTCCAGCGAAATCGCGCCGCCGCCGGTGACGTCATAGAGGCCGATGATGTTGCCGCGCTCCATGATCGGCTCCCAGCCGAGCAGGAGCTGCATGCCTTCGAGCAGCGCGCCGATGCCGCGCGCGCCTTCGTAGGGCACGGGCTGGCGACCCTCCAGCGTGAACGGGGTCTTCTCGTGCTCGGTGCCGATGCGGAACTCGGACGGCGGCTTGATGCCGGCCTCGAACCACGTGACGAGTTCGTCACGGGATTGCAGCGGCGTCATATCGATCTGGTCACGCGCCATGAAAAAATCCGGATATCTGGCGATTCGACCGAACGCGCCGTGTAACCAAGGGGATGCGGACGACATCGTCCGCACCAACGAAACGTAGCAAAGATGTCATCGCGCCGGCACGCCGTCGCGGGTGGTGGCCGCTGCCTTGACGTCAGAGCAGGAGCAGCCCAGCCGGTCGAGCAGGCCACACAGCTTCAGGGCGTCGGCATCGGACAATTTGGAGCCGACGTGCTTTTCGATCGCCGTCGAATAGGCGCTCCACATTTTCTTCTGCAGTTCGCGCCCGGCTTCGGTGATCTCCACGAACTGGCCGCGCTTGTCGATCTTGCATTCGCGCCGCGCCGCCAGGCCCTCGTCGACCAGCCGGTCGATCAGCCGCGAGGTGGAATATTGCGGGATCAGCATCTGCTTTTCCAGTTCCACGGGGCGCATCTCGCCGGACGGGGCCCGCGACAGTTCCAATAGCGCGTCATACCAGGCCAGCGGCGGAAAGCCGGCTTTCTTCAAATCCTGCTCCACGGCATCCAGCACCCGGCTCTGCACCCGCATCAGGCGGATCCAGGCGGCGGTCGCCTCGGTCGATGGTTTGCGTTTCATGGTCCGGTCCGTATCTGTCACAGATCAGTGTACCGCACTAAATGCAGCTGCATCAATCTTGACTATTTCATGCAGATGCATTTAGTCAGCCCGCCAATAATGTCGAGGGAAGGAAAACCCCATGAAATTGTATTATTCCCCGGGCGCCTGCTCGCTATCCCCCCATATCGCGCTTCTGGAGGCCGGTCTGCCCTATGATCTGGTCAAGGTCGACCTGCGCGCCAAAAAGCTGGAGAACGGTGACGACTTTTTGACGGTCAACCCGAAGGGCCAGGTGCCGGCGCTGGCGCTCGATTCGGGCGAACTGGTCACCGAGGGCCCGATCATCGTCCAGATGATCGCCGACAAGGCCGGCAAGGGCCTGGCGCCGCCTCGCGATTCTGACGAGCGCTACAAGCTGCTCGAATGGCTGAACTACATCACCACCGAGCTGCACAAGAACCTCGGACCGATGTTCTCGCCGCTGCTCGCCGAGGAGGCCAAGCCCTTCTTCAAGGACCGCACCATGAGCAAGTTCAAGTACCTGGAAACCGCGCTAACGGG encodes the following:
- a CDS encoding GNAT family N-acetyltransferase translates to MAAVEIVPITQDHIESFHGALDFVARERRYLAFLEAPPFEATRAFVLDNIQHGYPQLVAVSSGRVIGWCDIVPSPRPIYAHVGVLGVALLPEFRRQGIGGRLIRQTLGAAREFGLRVELTVRESNTGAIELYKKFGFAIEGLQRNRILVDGGYENLVLMGLLF
- the tldD gene encoding metalloprotease TldD — encoded protein: MTNPATTSLLDRANLDRDAVRREITRGLQGADDGELFLEYGQTEALGFDNGRLKQATYDTSQGFGLRAVKDDAVGYAHSSDVSLPALIRAADAVAAVRGGYSGNFAAAPAHTNVRLYGDENPLDAPGFEAKVKLLAEIDAYVRDKDPRVRQASISLGATWQVVEILRPDGESYRDIRPLVRVNISVVAGQGDRQESGSKGYGGREGYARFIETKAWREAADGAIREALVNLESVPAPAGEMDVVLGAGWPGVMLHEAVGHGLEGDFNRKQTSAFAGLMGKQVAAKGVTVVDDGTMASRRGSLSIDDEGTPTNRTVLIEDGILVGYMQDRQNARLMNMKPTGNGRRQSYAHVPMPRMTNTYMLAGSRDPAEILASVKNGVYAANFGGGQVDITSGKYVFQCTEAYKIENGKLGAPLKGAMLIGNGPTDLHRITMVGNDLALDTGIGTCGKNGQGVPVGVGQPTLRMERITVGGTG
- the lepB gene encoding signal peptidase I, producing MSEEKVASTAKPVSWRAQAVQIAAIVGIVFVAKGAIAEPFYVPSGSMEPTLLIGDALLASKFPYGYGAASLPIQVTLPETGRVFGETPKRGDVVVFRWPGDRSQAWVKRVVGLPGDRIQMRQGQLFINDHAATLKADGVGAAEDENGNSERAYRYIETLPNGVSHAIFKVRDNGRLDNTPEVTVPPGQLFVLGDNRDNSADSRVAVRDGGVGLLPIDNLIGRADAVVGSWDLGMRSQPVWTWLSGFRLARFFTSVQ
- a CDS encoding MmcQ/YjbR family DNA-binding protein, which codes for MTFDDVRKIALRWPEVEDGTSYGTPALKVRKKMLVRLKEDGDSLVMPGVPRDEREMLVESQPKAFYFTDHYRDYSMVLIRLSKASRATVEPFLRRHWRTLASKKVVKEFDSQA
- a CDS encoding nucleotidyltransferase family protein, with the protein product MDRDQFLSAALQNPINEIITAKLFRLALPDAWLVSGCLVQTAWNVLTKRAVDYGISDYDVFYFDSDTSWEAEDKVIRTLVECFAGRGIAVEARNQARVHLWYSGKHGLPYPELRSSTEGIDRFLTKNTQIGVRRVQDGYDVYAPNGFDDVAALIVRPNPGPNFSAASYVAKAARWKAAWPEITVLPADAE
- a CDS encoding PAN domain-containing protein, producing MGTIRWLRACVVTLAFLAAALSVRPALAQANFDRPGGDYLSAPVLSGDPAECALVCERDRRCRAWSFNYPTDLANRAVCWLKSNVPARVQSECCVSGVRGAGVLERRNEAMETSIDRFGGDYKSFDLKSSDGGDDACKAACTADNKCRAWTYARPGYAGKEAHCFLKKDIKPPRRKAGFTSGVVR
- a CDS encoding glutamate--cysteine ligase, with product MARDQIDMTPLQSRDELVTWFEAGIKPPSEFRIGTEHEKTPFTLEGRQPVPYEGARGIGALLEGMQLLLGWEPIMERGNIIGLYDVTGGGAISLEPGGQFELSGAPVETVHQTQSELMAHLAQVREIATPLGIGFLGLGMTPSWSRSQIPVMPKGRYKIMTNYMPKVGQYGIDMMYRTCTVQTNLDFSSEADMVKKLRVSLALQPVATALFANSPFTEGKPNGYLSFRSEIWRDTDNARSGMLPWVFEDGMGFERWVDYALDVPMYFVKRGDTYIDVAGSSFRAFFEGRNNSLPGERPTLSDWANHLSTIFPEVRLKRYLEMRGADGVPWDRLPALPAFWVGLLYDNQSLDAAWDLVSHWTAQERQALRDDVPRFGFKARIKDRYLFEIARECLKLSHAGLRRRNHVDHSGRDESRYLEPLERILDSGRTPAEEMLDKFNGPWGGSVEPVYQEYAF
- a CDS encoding MarR family winged helix-turn-helix transcriptional regulator; translation: MKRKPSTEATAAWIRLMRVQSRVLDAVEQDLKKAGFPPLAWYDALLELSRAPSGEMRPVELEKQMLIPQYSTSRLIDRLVDEGLAARRECKIDKRGQFVEITEAGRELQKKMWSAYSTAIEKHVGSKLSDADALKLCGLLDRLGCSCSDVKAAATTRDGVPAR
- the gstA gene encoding glutathione transferase GstA, which codes for MKLYYSPGACSLSPHIALLEAGLPYDLVKVDLRAKKLENGDDFLTVNPKGQVPALALDSGELVTEGPIIVQMIADKAGKGLAPPRDSDERYKLLEWLNYITTELHKNLGPMFSPLLAEEAKPFFKDRTMSKFKYLETALTGRDYLMGKQFTVADGYLFTMLMWATDRLKFDLSAMPNLMAYKARVAARPKVQEALTKEGLLKAA